ACCACAATGTCGGCCCAGTAACCCTCTCGCAGCAGGCCCCGCTCGCGGATGCCAAACAGGCCGGCTGCCTCGGACGTGATGCGCTGCACGGCGCGCTGCAGGCTCATCAGGCCGCGCTCGCGCACCCAGTAACCGAGCAGATAGGTGGTGTAGCCGGCCTCGCACAGCATGTCCACGTGCGCGCCGCCGTCGCCCAGGCCAATGCGGATACGCGGGTCGGTCAGCATGCGGGCCAGGTTGTCGTCGTCCGAGTTCGCGACCGCCACCCGAAAACGCGTATTCACCTCGTCGGCGATCGCCAGGTCCAGGAAGGTGTCGCACGGATCGGCCCCGCGCTCGGCGGCAATGTCCGCCACCGTGCGGCCCAGCAGCGGCTGCAGGTCGGGGTTGTCCGCCGACAGCAGCTCGAAGTGGTTCCAGTCGCGCACCAGGGACCGGCCCTCGGCCATGTCGGCCCGGAACGTACGCCTGAAGTCCGCATCGGCGTACAGTGCCTTCTGGACCTCGACCGTCTGGTTGAAGGCCGCCTTCCAGGCCGGCAGTGGCGCGAACATGAACGGATTGCGCACATCCGCCTCAGCCATGAACGGCCGCACCACGGTCTGCGGATAGCAGCCCTTGGCGGTGAGGTGCGCGGCCCGCTCCACGGCGGCAAAGGCGCAGCCGGGACTGGAGTTCAGGTCCAGCAGCGTCAACCAGGTCACCGGCCGGCCGCTTTCCTCGCACAGCAGCTCCAGCAGGGCGAGGTCCTCGTCCTGCAGGTGGGCCAG
This Immundisolibacter sp. DNA region includes the following protein-coding sequences:
- a CDS encoding amidohydrolase family protein; translation: GRAVAPGFIDPHTHYDAQLSWDALVTPTAWHGITTTVIGNCGVGLAPCRPDTRERALWDLINVEAMSREVLEAGIDWQWESFGEFMAATLGRGSAINLGFLVPLSPLRTYTLGDAASERAATVAETDTLCGLLGDALSAGALGFSSSQQPNHVGYNGAPLASRLTSNDEFAAYARTLGKHGRGGIEIAVTKKLAHLQDEDLALLELLCEESGRPVTWLTLLDLNSSPGCAFAAVERAAHLTAKGCYPQTVVRPFMAEADVRNPFMFAPLPAWKAAFNQTVEVQKALYADADFRRTFRADMAEGRSLVRDWNHFELLSADNPDLQPLLGRTVADIAAERGADPCDTFLDLAIADEVNTRFRVAVANSDDDNLARMLTDPRIRIGLGDGGAHVDMLCEAGYTTYLLGYWVRERGLMSLQRAVQRITSEAAGLFGIRERGLLREGYWADIVVFDPQTVGSDRRPHLVADLPAGGKRMIAEARGIDYTIVNGSVVFDHGQHTGALPGVAVN